A genomic segment from Flavobacterium sp. 9R encodes:
- a CDS encoding threonine/serine exporter ThrE family protein, whose protein sequence is MEVINKPNKYELGEMLLEIGSILMVSGANTERIKVTIDRIAGAFGCDSQLMITNHALMITLVYQNKNKTFTSVKWVPNMHLNFNLISEISIMSWKIVLEGWSVERINKELATLNRKPLYPRILVLTMVALAGAAFCRLFGGDLVEMLACFVASFAGLFVRQEAMKLKFNFYLCVFFASATAALVSGFYFFFNPSLTYIHAFSTSVLFLIPGVPMMNSFSDLIDGNILNGITRGVNVLIIAFAIALGLLVGLLIYNF, encoded by the coding sequence ATGGAAGTTATAAATAAGCCCAATAAATATGAATTGGGCGAAATGCTCCTAGAAATCGGTTCGATACTGATGGTTTCTGGAGCCAATACAGAAAGAATCAAAGTAACTATCGATAGAATAGCTGGGGCATTTGGTTGTGATTCACAATTAATGATTACCAATCACGCCTTGATGATTACTTTGGTGTATCAAAACAAAAATAAAACATTTACCAGTGTTAAATGGGTGCCCAATATGCATTTAAATTTTAACTTGATTTCCGAAATCAGTATTATGAGTTGGAAAATTGTTTTGGAAGGATGGAGCGTAGAGCGCATCAATAAAGAATTGGCAACTCTGAACAGAAAGCCATTATATCCAAGAATTTTGGTGCTTACAATGGTAGCCCTTGCAGGAGCTGCTTTTTGTAGATTATTTGGTGGAGATCTTGTAGAAATGCTAGCTTGTTTTGTAGCTTCATTTGCTGGTCTTTTTGTGAGACAAGAAGCTATGAAATTGAAATTTAATTTTTATTTGTGTGTCTTTTTTGCTTCGGCTACAGCGGCTTTAGTTTCGGGATTTTATTTTTTCTTTAATCCTTCGCTTACTTACATTCATGCTTTTTCGACCTCAGTTCTTTTTCTCATTCCTGGTGTTCCAATGATGAATTCTTTTTCGGATCTGATAGATGGGAACATCTTAAACGGAATTACTCGCGGTGTGAATGTATTAATCATTGCATTTGCTATCGCTCTTGGGCTTTTAGTGGGATTGTTAATTTATAATTTCTAA
- a CDS encoding type 1 periplasmic binding fold superfamily protein → MKNSKILALALLTVFTFSSCNNDDPEVVNEEEVITTVTTTLTAGSSVITLTSRDLDGDGPNKPVLTVSGDLKVNTTYKGTTTFLNETVTPADDITKEVKEEGDEHQLFYQVPAAVGTFTYGDMDKNGNPIGLIFELKTGAAPATGKLTVTLRHEPKKSAAGVSAGDITNAGGATDAAVTFDVKVVN, encoded by the coding sequence ATGAAAAATTCAAAAATTTTAGCTTTAGCCTTACTTACAGTATTTACTTTCTCTTCTTGTAACAATGATGACCCAGAAGTAGTAAATGAAGAAGAAGTAATCACTACAGTTACCACAACACTTACTGCAGGTAGTTCAGTGATCACTTTAACCTCAAGAGACTTAGATGGCGATGGACCAAATAAGCCAGTTTTAACTGTTTCAGGAGATCTGAAAGTTAATACTACCTACAAAGGAACCACTACTTTCTTAAACGAAACGGTAACTCCTGCTGATGATATAACCAAGGAAGTAAAAGAAGAAGGGGATGAGCACCAATTGTTTTATCAAGTACCAGCAGCAGTAGGAACGTTCACCTACGGGGATATGGATAAGAATGGAAATCCGATTGGTCTAATTTTCGAATTGAAAACTGGTGCAGCTCCGGCTACTGGAAAACTTACAGTTACGCTTAGACATGAGCCTAAAAAATCAGCGGCAGGAGTTTCTGCTGGAGATATCACAAATGCTGGAGGAGCAACTGATGCTGCTGTAACTTTTGATGTTAAAGTAGTGAACTAG
- a CDS encoding TonB-dependent receptor domain-containing protein, with product MRAKSYSVFVFFWFTALVFSQNKLSGTITTETKKNLEGCHVHIGNKTVNTNKNGFYEIKDLPSGALKVSLSYVGYQTIDTVITLTSDRELNFVMKQNTEALYEVLVKQKNTTPNQSVLEQKVKAATIEKFSNQSLGDVLQEVAGVSGLKTGSTVVKPIVNGMFGSRVPIINNNVRMQDQEWGTEHAPNFDINAAGKITVIKGASGLQYGGDAVGGLVILEPIQVRKDTLFGRTMFNLASNGRGGSVTTSLHKGNDLGWSWNALATFKYMGDREAPDYVLSNTGNRESNFTGDIKYTGKHYFLSGFYSYYNATIGILSASHTGSINDLYNSINNQKPSVIKDFTYNIDNPKQEVQHHLAKLNYQYYFDETASLSSQYSFQFNKRLEFDVRRGSFNNLAALDLELSTHNLNVDFKKTYHDWHLKSGINAGFQNNFASPATGIRPLIPNYEKLDAGIYGIASVSLSDGLVLDGGLRYDFSKVDAKKFYFKSRWTERGYDVLFPQFVVREVGDQILAHPTFTFHNLSASLGFRKTFDEQWDWYTNISLATRNPNPSEFFSDGLHHSTGIIELGDLSLKKEQSLKLSTTVQKAWTAFSFEINPYIHTVQNYMFLRPVGAETTIRGAFPVWEYQQTKALLGGVDVQTNWTINSQWQHRFTMAYIKGNDLDNDEPLIDMPPFHFTNTIEFKKKEWNELLLELKSEVVMRQQSFPNNNFDINLVDSDGNLTPALLDISTPPAGYHLLHFYSEMKFNTFYKTTTTLGFSVQNIFNTNYRDYLNRQRFFADEVGRNFQIQIKFNY from the coding sequence ATGCGAGCAAAAAGCTATAGTGTTTTCGTGTTCTTTTGGTTTACGGCTTTGGTTTTTTCACAAAACAAACTAAGCGGTACCATTACTACTGAAACGAAAAAAAACCTTGAAGGTTGTCACGTACACATTGGAAATAAAACGGTAAACACCAACAAAAATGGGTTTTACGAAATCAAAGACTTGCCTTCTGGTGCGTTGAAGGTTTCGTTGTCCTATGTGGGCTATCAAACTATTGACACGGTAATTACGTTGACATCGGATAGGGAATTGAATTTTGTTATGAAGCAAAATACAGAGGCTTTGTATGAAGTTTTGGTGAAACAAAAAAACACGACACCCAATCAGTCGGTGCTGGAACAAAAAGTGAAAGCAGCCACGATTGAGAAGTTTAGTAATCAGTCCTTGGGCGATGTTTTGCAAGAAGTAGCTGGAGTTTCAGGTTTAAAGACAGGAAGCACCGTGGTGAAACCTATTGTAAACGGAATGTTCGGAAGCCGAGTGCCTATCATCAATAACAACGTCCGTATGCAAGATCAAGAATGGGGAACAGAACACGCTCCCAATTTTGACATCAATGCTGCGGGAAAAATAACGGTGATTAAAGGCGCTTCAGGATTACAATACGGTGGCGACGCTGTGGGAGGTTTGGTGATTTTAGAACCGATTCAAGTCCGAAAAGACACTTTGTTTGGAAGAACGATGTTCAATTTGGCTTCCAACGGAAGAGGTGGGTCGGTCACTACAAGTTTACACAAAGGTAATGACCTAGGTTGGAGCTGGAACGCACTCGCTACCTTTAAGTATATGGGTGATAGAGAAGCACCTGATTATGTTTTGTCGAATACGGGTAACCGTGAATCGAATTTTACGGGTGATATAAAGTATACTGGAAAACATTATTTCCTGTCAGGATTTTATAGTTACTACAACGCCACTATTGGAATTTTGAGCGCTTCGCATACGGGAAGTATCAATGATTTGTACAACTCAATCAATAACCAAAAACCTTCGGTAATCAAAGATTTTACTTATAACATCGACAACCCAAAACAAGAGGTGCAACACCATTTGGCAAAGTTGAATTATCAGTACTATTTTGATGAAACGGCTTCTCTTTCTTCGCAATATTCTTTTCAATTCAATAAACGATTGGAATTTGATGTAAGAAGAGGTTCCTTCAATAATCTAGCGGCTTTGGATTTGGAATTGTCTACACACAATTTGAATGTAGATTTCAAGAAAACCTACCACGATTGGCATTTGAAATCAGGAATAAATGCAGGTTTCCAAAATAATTTTGCCAGTCCTGCCACGGGTATTCGTCCGTTGATTCCCAATTATGAAAAGCTAGACGCTGGAATTTACGGAATTGCGAGTGTTTCTTTATCAGACGGTTTGGTTCTAGATGGTGGTTTGCGCTATGACTTTTCAAAAGTAGATGCCAAAAAGTTTTATTTTAAAAGTAGATGGACCGAAAGAGGTTATGATGTTCTTTTTCCACAATTTGTGGTAAGAGAGGTGGGAGACCAAATTTTGGCGCACCCTACTTTTACCTTCCATAACTTATCGGCTAGTCTTGGTTTTAGAAAAACGTTTGATGAGCAATGGGATTGGTATACCAATATTAGTTTGGCGACCCGTAACCCAAATCCATCGGAATTTTTCAGCGATGGATTGCATCATTCTACTGGAATCATTGAATTAGGGGATTTGTCACTGAAAAAAGAGCAATCGTTAAAATTGTCCACTACAGTTCAAAAAGCTTGGACTGCCTTTTCATTCGAAATCAATCCCTACATCCATACGGTGCAAAACTATATGTTTCTTCGTCCTGTTGGTGCCGAAACGACTATTCGTGGTGCCTTTCCCGTTTGGGAATACCAACAAACCAAAGCGCTTTTAGGTGGTGTTGATGTACAAACTAATTGGACAATCAATTCGCAATGGCAACATCGTTTTACAATGGCTTACATCAAAGGGAATGATCTAGATAATGACGAACCGTTGATCGATATGCCTCCTTTTCATTTTACCAATACCATCGAATTCAAGAAAAAAGAATGGAATGAGTTGTTGCTGGAGTTGAAGAGTGAGGTTGTGATGAGACAACAGTCGTTTCCTAACAACAATTTCGACATTAACTTAGTGGATAGCGACGGGAATCTAACCCCAGCTTTATTAGACATTAGCACTCCGCCAGCAGGGTATCATTTGCTTCATTTTTACAGTGAAATGAAATTCAATACGTTTTACAAAACCACGACTACACTTGGGTTTTCTGTTCAAAATATATTCAATACAAATTACAGGGATTATCTCAACCGCCAACGCTTCTTCGCAGATGAAGTAGGGCGCAATTTTCAAATTCAAATAAAATTTAATTACTAA
- a CDS encoding lycopene cyclase family protein codes for MTSEATVQYDYIFTGAGLAALMTAYKMVSSPAFQDQTLLLLDEDAKKANDRTWCFWSTSPSIWDGAVAKHWDVAWFASQAYSRDLTLQPYRYQMIRGIDFYQQVLALLQQHPKVTFVQEKVTDIEETEQQIFVKTSQAVYFGKRVLNSIYNPALVARQNEYPVLQQHFVGWFVQTNEPVFTAEKPTFMDFSVAQKGNTRFMYVLPTSATEALVEYTLFSANLLPKAEYETAIKDYLQQLGVTSYTIQEKEQGSIPMTCYPFWKANTKNVLNIGTAGGWTKASTGYTFRNSDKKSDALVHFLQRDLPFTALGKRTKFWWYDLLLLDILDRSNELGSVIFSKLFQKGKPDLIFKFLDEETSFFEDLQVIWKCPKVPFLKALVRVVFRLK; via the coding sequence ATGACTTCAGAGGCTACGGTTCAATACGATTATATTTTTACTGGTGCGGGCTTGGCGGCTTTGATGACGGCGTACAAAATGGTGTCGTCTCCTGCTTTCCAAGACCAAACCCTTTTGTTACTCGACGAAGATGCCAAAAAAGCGAATGATCGTACTTGGTGTTTTTGGAGTACTTCGCCCAGTATTTGGGATGGTGCCGTTGCGAAGCATTGGGACGTGGCTTGGTTTGCTTCGCAAGCGTACAGTCGGGATTTGACTTTGCAGCCGTATCGCTATCAAATGATTCGCGGCATTGATTTTTACCAGCAAGTGTTGGCTTTGTTGCAGCAACATCCGAAGGTGACTTTTGTGCAGGAAAAAGTAACCGACATAGAAGAAACCGAACAGCAAATTTTTGTAAAAACCTCGCAAGCGGTCTATTTTGGAAAGCGCGTGTTGAACAGTATTTACAATCCTGCTTTGGTGGCGCGTCAAAACGAGTATCCTGTGCTGCAACAGCATTTTGTGGGGTGGTTTGTGCAAACGAACGAGCCCGTTTTTACGGCTGAAAAACCTACGTTTATGGATTTCTCAGTGGCGCAAAAAGGGAATACGCGTTTTATGTATGTGTTGCCGACTTCGGCTACCGAGGCTTTGGTTGAATACACGCTTTTTTCGGCCAATCTCTTGCCTAAAGCCGAATATGAAACGGCCATCAAAGACTACTTGCAGCAACTCGGAGTGACGAGTTATACCATACAAGAAAAAGAGCAGGGGAGCATTCCAATGACTTGTTATCCGTTTTGGAAAGCAAACACGAAGAATGTCCTGAATATCGGCACCGCTGGAGGTTGGACCAAAGCGAGTACAGGCTATACTTTTAGGAATTCGGACAAGAAATCGGATGCGTTAGTTCACTTTTTGCAACGCGATTTGCCTTTTACCGCCTTGGGGAAAAGAACTAAATTTTGGTGGTACGATTTGTTGTTGTTGGATATTTTGGACCGCAGCAACGAATTGGGAAGTGTCATTTTTTCAAAGTTATTCCAAAAAGGAAAACCCGATTTGATTTTTAAATTTTTAGATGAAGAAACTTCTTTTTTTGAGGACTTACAAGTAATCTGGAAATGTCCAAAAGTGCCTTTTCTTAAGGCGTTGGTGAGGGTTGTTTTTCGATTGAAATAG
- a CDS encoding carboxypeptidase-like regulatory domain-containing protein, producing MKVPFYLFLAITLHSFAQVKVINGEIKDIENKAALHYANIGIANKNTGTVSNSEGKFSLKMDESVNENDVVTFSYVGYQSKTVAVSQLTLPNNIIELTPLKNQLDEVVVKFVKPKPKVLGRNSKGLGLMHTNFYTYYEKDVDDRLSKEVGMKFTLKKDCKINDLNFNITSNEFSSLKFRLHFYKIENGLPSNRIVEKDIVFEIKDEFKGWFKVDLKPYEIYLDKETADVAVTIQWVESKKANEKSKYFGISTAKSITETSFYREKAMDSWSKSGQSMSFYLNSMCR from the coding sequence ATGAAAGTGCCTTTTTATCTTTTTTTAGCTATTACTTTACATTCTTTCGCTCAAGTAAAAGTGATTAACGGTGAAATAAAGGATATAGAAAATAAAGCTGCCTTACACTACGCAAATATTGGAATTGCCAATAAAAATACGGGAACGGTATCAAATTCTGAGGGGAAATTTTCTTTAAAAATGGATGAAAGTGTCAATGAAAATGATGTAGTCACTTTTTCTTATGTTGGTTATCAATCAAAAACAGTAGCAGTATCACAACTTACTCTTCCGAATAACATTATTGAATTAACGCCTTTGAAGAATCAATTAGATGAAGTAGTGGTCAAATTTGTAAAACCAAAGCCTAAAGTATTGGGAAGAAATTCGAAAGGTCTTGGACTAATGCATACCAATTTTTATACCTATTATGAAAAAGATGTTGACGACCGATTGAGTAAAGAAGTTGGGATGAAGTTTACACTAAAGAAAGATTGCAAAATAAATGATTTGAATTTTAACATCACTTCAAATGAATTCAGTTCCCTAAAATTTAGGTTGCATTTTTATAAAATTGAAAATGGATTGCCATCAAATCGTATTGTAGAAAAAGATATCGTTTTTGAAATCAAAGATGAGTTTAAAGGTTGGTTTAAGGTAGACTTGAAACCGTATGAAATATATTTGGATAAAGAAACAGCAGATGTAGCAGTTACTATTCAATGGGTGGAAAGCAAAAAGGCAAATGAGAAAAGCAAATACTTTGGCATTTCAACAGCAAAGTCAATAACTGAAACCAGTTTTTACAGAGAAAAAGCAATGGATAGTTGGAGTAAAAGTGGACAAAGTATGAGTTTTTACCTCAATTCAATGTGTAGGTAA
- a CDS encoding RES family NAD+ phosphorylase: protein MQFVCKKCFSDKELIGFIVSQGKTGNCDCCKSVDVETVELIELLDFFKELFDNFQVKQEGKSLISLIQGNWNLFSDLNCGHKILNEVLNQTDSTISSSEDLVDFSEEILENINYWSFLKEQLKWERRYFTNIDTLTEDLGWDSFFESKTIVNEDEEYYRARLHQNSQEEIYPIDKMSSPPAQYASAGRANPIGIPYLYLSDNQETILYEVRASYLDEISVAIFTKNEEYQNEIIISDFTEIPTLYHPNDVNKKIKSTLLKQLISRDLSKPMRRYDSEIDYIPTQFICEFIKIFTNVQGIKFRSSLHNTGSNLVLFNQETMKCRSVKKVQISKVNIKAREI, encoded by the coding sequence ATGCAGTTTGTATGTAAAAAATGCTTTTCTGATAAAGAACTAATTGGGTTCATTGTTTCACAAGGAAAAACAGGAAATTGTGATTGTTGCAAAAGTGTAGATGTTGAAACTGTCGAATTGATAGAACTTTTAGACTTCTTTAAAGAGCTGTTTGATAACTTCCAAGTAAAACAAGAAGGTAAAAGTTTAATATCCTTAATTCAAGGAAACTGGAACTTATTTAGCGATTTGAATTGTGGTCATAAAATATTGAATGAAGTCCTTAATCAAACTGATTCAACAATAAGTAGTTCTGAAGATTTAGTAGATTTTAGTGAAGAAATTCTTGAGAATATAAACTATTGGTCTTTCTTAAAAGAGCAATTAAAATGGGAAAGAAGGTACTTTACAAATATTGATACTTTAACGGAAGATTTAGGTTGGGATAGTTTTTTTGAGAGCAAAACTATCGTAAATGAAGATGAAGAATATTATAGAGCAAGATTACATCAAAACTCTCAAGAAGAAATTTATCCAATTGATAAAATGTCATCTCCTCCCGCACAATATGCTTCAGCTGGACGTGCTAATCCAATAGGAATACCTTATCTTTATTTAAGTGATAATCAAGAAACAATTTTGTATGAAGTTAGGGCTTCATATTTGGATGAAATTTCAGTTGCCATTTTTACCAAAAACGAAGAGTATCAGAATGAAATAATAATTTCTGATTTCACAGAAATCCCTACTTTATATCATCCAAACGACGTTAACAAGAAAATCAAATCTACATTATTAAAGCAGTTAATAAGTAGAGACTTATCTAAACCAATGAGAAGATATGATTCTGAAATAGATTATATTCCTACACAGTTTATTTGTGAGTTTATCAAGATATTTACAAATGTTCAAGGAATAAAATTTAGAAGCTCCCTTCATAATACTGGTTCTAATTTGGTGCTTTTTAATCAAGAAACTATGAAATGTAGAAGCGTGAAAAAGGTACAGATTTCCAAAGTTAATATAAAAGCAAGAGAAATATAA